Proteins found in one Methanofollis fontis genomic segment:
- a CDS encoding ATP-binding protein has translation MIMMAQIKKRERNAIFQSLRAGVVPRIGLQHIQVGRKDEINAILDDLGQIKDNGATVRFIIGQYGSGKSFFLNLSRQVALEKRFVVVQADITPDRRLYATGGQARALYAELMHNMATRAKPEGGALASVVERWVSDLDYRLRQDGKGDDEIVRAITQELRSLQDLVHGYDFATVIGRYYEGFQHGDEPLMSSALRWLSGGYETKTEARMDLGVRMIIGDSDIYDYFKVWASFVRMAGYSGLLVNLDEMGVLSHRLSNTQARNTNYEMILRIVNDCLQGNVSGIGFIFAGTDEFFSDPRRGIASYEALASRLRENEFAIHGLKDFSRPVIRLENLTAEDLFVLFHNIRKVFAMGDASAYLIPDEGVTQFMEYCSGILGAEFYQTPRDAVKRFVGLLSVLEQNPEARWEELISRPSATPSSRGEEEGQTVTGDDELRAFRL, from the coding sequence ATGATTATGATGGCTCAAATAAAAAAACGTGAAAGAAATGCGATTTTTCAATCTTTGCGCGCGGGGGTCGTTCCGAGAATTGGCCTTCAGCATATCCAGGTCGGAAGAAAGGATGAGATCAATGCCATCCTGGATGACCTCGGACAGATCAAAGACAATGGAGCAACAGTCCGTTTCATTATTGGTCAGTATGGATCAGGGAAGAGTTTCTTTCTGAATTTATCCAGGCAGGTTGCACTGGAAAAACGCTTTGTGGTGGTTCAGGCCGACATCACCCCTGACCGACGCCTCTATGCCACAGGAGGGCAGGCCAGAGCGTTGTATGCTGAACTGATGCACAACATGGCCACTCGAGCAAAACCTGAGGGTGGAGCTCTTGCCAGCGTTGTTGAGCGCTGGGTTTCAGATCTTGATTACCGTCTCAGGCAGGATGGAAAAGGAGATGATGAAATCGTCCGCGCCATCACCCAGGAGCTGCGGTCCCTCCAGGATCTGGTACATGGATATGACTTTGCAACCGTGATCGGCCGGTATTATGAAGGTTTTCAGCATGGCGACGAGCCCCTCATGTCATCGGCCCTCAGGTGGTTGTCTGGCGGGTATGAGACCAAGACTGAGGCCCGCATGGATCTTGGTGTCCGGATGATCATCGGCGACAGTGACATCTATGATTACTTCAAGGTCTGGGCTTCATTTGTCAGAATGGCAGGGTATTCAGGACTCCTTGTCAACCTCGACGAAATGGGTGTCTTATCTCACCGTCTCAGCAATACACAGGCACGAAACACAAACTATGAGATGATCCTGCGTATTGTCAACGATTGCCTGCAGGGAAATGTTTCTGGTATCGGGTTCATCTTTGCCGGCACAGATGAATTTTTTTCAGATCCTCGCCGGGGGATCGCGAGTTACGAAGCTCTGGCATCACGACTCCGCGAGAACGAGTTTGCGATCCATGGGCTGAAAGACTTCTCAAGGCCAGTTATAAGGCTGGAAAACCTCACCGCCGAGGATCTCTTTGTCCTCTTCCATAATATCAGAAAGGTCTTTGCCATGGGGGATGCATCGGCATATCTCATACCTGATGAGGGGGTCACGCAGTTTATGGAGTACTGTTCCGGGATACTGGGGGCAGAGTTTTACCAGACACCTCGTGATGCCGTGAAACGGTTTGTCGGACTCCTCTCTGTGCTCGAACAGAATCCGGAAGCCCGATGGGAGGAACTGATCTCCAGGCCGTCTGCAACTCCTTCCAGCAGGGGAGAGGAGGAGGGACAGACTGTAACCGGCGATGACGAACTCCGGGCCTTCAGGCTATAA
- a CDS encoding tellurite resistance TerB family protein: MLEILIIVLIVLILFGLFLFIFFRALQTRARKTSQNPENPEKTQKDWGTKTPPLTADDRTDDPVFSSGTRTRSGVGQTKEEARTEIAETSQKNVLLWAGKQTSITVQGYTIEDPLTYWSHGTVSPDEASCLDITLPTGQSSDSNTPSLPYWPCYSQLTPDQRANYLSWLSTGKDKDLGEIGYAFIYFYGLERRALIEKKDIDLVVHEVRRLLDRYQTSHSFTTYLEGFLGYIVAMHLDTMTQEDLTLYFPDLTELNETTTLVALAWFALKGEPIPWKLAYSVARHYSGASVPSAIKKENSYFKTLFQKRYLSMFDNGLRVVPAKNPYKLEYRPASPSLLSSSSSAAPVPCFIPHPLRRKKQFNGLFSLWEGCIHDIRPFINQFSKSGGTITWKAYGCMPEELRAVTSHPDQDAWDHLFREHRKDNPWARVPVSSLAEVIGIERRHRLTPVQSRNLSRTVHDGGYVLLPHIQHAGNGYQWDEDLMILPVDDQNALSPSFASYALMLELGIGIAASDGHVDPEEREHLHTFFKETFSLSPFEYQCLDALEDLYIQTPPSLTRLGKRLNEGLDPDARLLVAQFLVDMATADGTVDPKEKKNLNRIFKAMDIEEGYLHWLLSHAENVDAADVPVAVHSGVMFTQGENLPPPVVETAPSPVVEPPSLPAVETPPVLTIDKGAVSRIMDETRDVSEILGEVFKREETELGVFVFEGEESTEEITAKETPRSDHDGIEGLQSRYVPILEELLTTEVWTRDEFIRLVQCHHCMPQATIEAINVWSEEHLGDFILEDDEGSVIVDQSMIPL, from the coding sequence ATGCTTGAAATATTAATTATTGTATTGATTGTACTGATTTTATTTGGGCTATTCCTCTTCATTTTCTTTCGTGCTTTGCAGACTCGGGCCAGGAAAACATCTCAGAATCCAGAAAACCCTGAAAAAACCCAAAAAGACTGGGGAACCAAAACACCTCCTCTTACAGCAGATGATCGAACAGATGATCCCGTTTTTTCGTCTGGAACCAGAACAAGATCAGGTGTTGGCCAGACAAAAGAAGAAGCACGTACAGAAATTGCAGAAACTTCACAGAAAAATGTCCTTCTCTGGGCCGGGAAACAAACGTCAATCACTGTACAGGGTTACACAATCGAAGATCCCCTCACCTACTGGTCCCACGGCACAGTATCGCCTGATGAGGCTTCCTGTCTGGACATAACTCTCCCAACAGGTCAGTCGAGCGATTCAAATACTCCTTCTCTCCCTTACTGGCCATGCTACTCTCAGCTCACCCCTGATCAGAGGGCAAATTACCTTTCATGGCTCTCGACAGGCAAAGACAAAGATCTTGGTGAGATCGGCTATGCCTTTATCTACTTCTATGGGCTTGAAAGGCGGGCACTCATCGAAAAAAAGGACATCGATCTGGTCGTACACGAAGTGCGACGTCTTCTCGACAGATACCAGACCTCACATTCATTCACTACCTATCTGGAGGGTTTTCTTGGCTACATTGTGGCAATGCACCTGGACACCATGACCCAGGAAGACCTCACGCTCTACTTCCCGGACCTGACTGAACTGAATGAAACAACTACCTTGGTTGCACTTGCTTGGTTTGCTCTGAAAGGAGAACCGATCCCTTGGAAACTTGCATACAGTGTCGCACGTCACTATTCTGGTGCCTCTGTTCCGTCTGCAATAAAAAAAGAGAATTCATACTTTAAAACATTATTTCAGAAGCGCTATCTCTCCATGTTTGATAATGGTCTCAGGGTCGTCCCGGCAAAAAATCCATATAAACTAGAATATCGTCCGGCCAGCCCAAGCCTTCTCTCATCATCTTCCAGTGCCGCTCCTGTACCCTGCTTCATACCTCATCCCCTCAGGCGGAAAAAACAATTCAATGGCCTCTTTTCCCTCTGGGAGGGTTGTATACATGACATCAGGCCGTTTATAAATCAGTTCTCAAAAAGTGGAGGGACCATCACCTGGAAAGCCTATGGCTGCATGCCAGAAGAACTGAGGGCCGTAACCTCCCACCCGGATCAGGACGCATGGGACCACCTCTTCAGGGAGCACAGAAAGGATAACCCTTGGGCACGTGTCCCGGTCTCCTCCCTTGCCGAAGTGATCGGGATCGAAAGGCGTCATCGACTCACCCCTGTGCAGAGTCGGAATCTCTCCAGGACGGTGCATGACGGGGGATATGTGCTCCTCCCCCACATACAACATGCAGGGAACGGATATCAGTGGGATGAGGATCTTATGATTCTTCCCGTCGATGATCAGAATGCCCTGAGCCCTTCTTTTGCGTCTTATGCCCTTATGCTGGAATTGGGGATCGGCATTGCTGCCTCTGACGGTCACGTCGATCCTGAAGAACGTGAACATCTACACACATTTTTCAAGGAGACCTTTTCACTCTCTCCTTTTGAGTATCAGTGTCTTGATGCACTTGAAGATCTCTATATTCAGACGCCCCCTTCACTGACACGACTTGGCAAAAGACTGAATGAGGGGCTCGATCCTGACGCCCGTCTTCTGGTTGCTCAGTTCCTTGTTGATATGGCCACCGCTGATGGAACCGTTGACCCGAAAGAAAAAAAGAACCTCAACCGGATCTTCAAGGCGATGGATATCGAAGAGGGATACCTGCACTGGCTTCTATCTCATGCGGAAAATGTGGATGCTGCTGATGTCCCTGTCGCCGTTCACAGTGGAGTAATGTTCACACAAGGAGAGAATCTCCCGCCACCTGTTGTAGAAACCGCTCCATCACCTGTTGTGGAGCCTCCTTCGCTGCCTGCTGTAGAAACTCCCCCTGTATTAACCATCGATAAAGGAGCGGTTTCCAGGATCATGGATGAGACCAGAGACGTCTCAGAGATCCTCGGTGAGGTTTTTAAAAGGGAGGAGACCGAGCTTGGGGTCTTTGTATTCGAGGGAGAGGAGAGCACGGAGGAGATCACAGCGAAGGAAACGCCACGTTCTGACCATGATGGCATTGAAGGTCTTCAGTCCCGTTATGTGCCGATCCTTGAAGAACTTCTCACCACTGAAGTATGGACGCGGGATGAGTTTATCCGCCTGGTTCAGTGCCATCATTGCATGCCCCAGGCGACGATCGAGGCGATCAATGTCTGGTCAGAAGAACACTTGGGTGATTTTATTCTGGAGGATGATGAGGGCTCGGTGATCGTGGACCAGAGCATGATCCCGCTTTAA
- a CDS encoding acetyl-CoA carboxylase biotin carboxylase subunit: MRYFEKVLIANRGEIAIRVMRGCRELGIETVALYSTPDKNALHVKYADEAFFVGEAPPQKSYLNVDRIIEIARKSGAEAIHPGYGFLAENAGFARRVEEEGFTFIGPSWRTIEMMGSKIESKRTMRDAGVPVLPGTPGGISSIDEAARVAEEIGYPVIVKASAGGGGIGMHIVNTPEELEAAITGSMKIAESAFGDATVFIEKYLVKPRHIEFQVLADNYGTTLHLYDRECSIQRRHQKLVEEAPCPIMTPELREQMADSAVTVAKTSGYRNAGTVEFLYSGGEYYFMEMNTRLQVEHTITEMITGIDLVKQQLAIAAGQDLSFGQEDVSIRGHAIECRINAEDPTNNFMADPGKIVRYRSPGGPGIRVDSGIHMGYTIPPTYDSMISKLCAWGQTRMESIERMRRAIFEYVILGVKTTLPLHHALMHNREFVQGNTHTHFLMEEHIAQSLRRALREEEARMGTLADSLRQGKEMAAISAAVNVYIKSRNR, encoded by the coding sequence ATGAGATATTTTGAGAAGGTGCTCATCGCCAACAGGGGCGAGATCGCCATACGGGTGATGCGGGGGTGCCGGGAACTGGGCATTGAGACGGTCGCCCTCTATTCCACCCCGGACAAAAACGCCCTCCACGTGAAATATGCCGACGAGGCCTTTTTTGTGGGCGAGGCCCCGCCGCAGAAGAGTTACCTCAATGTGGACCGGATCATCGAGATCGCCAGGAAGTCCGGGGCGGAGGCGATCCACCCGGGCTACGGTTTTCTGGCGGAGAATGCAGGTTTTGCCCGCCGCGTCGAGGAGGAGGGGTTCACCTTCATCGGGCCCTCCTGGCGGACCATCGAGATGATGGGGTCGAAGATCGAGAGCAAGCGGACGATGCGGGATGCGGGCGTCCCGGTGCTGCCCGGCACGCCGGGCGGGATCTCGAGCATCGATGAGGCGGCCCGGGTGGCCGAGGAGATCGGCTACCCGGTGATCGTGAAGGCGAGTGCGGGCGGCGGCGGTATCGGGATGCATATCGTCAACACCCCGGAGGAACTGGAGGCGGCGATCACCGGCAGCATGAAGATTGCCGAGTCGGCCTTCGGGGACGCCACGGTGTTCATCGAGAAGTACCTGGTGAAGCCCCGCCATATCGAGTTCCAGGTGCTCGCCGACAACTACGGGACGACGCTCCACCTCTATGACCGCGAATGCTCGATCCAGCGTCGGCACCAGAAGCTGGTCGAGGAGGCGCCCTGCCCGATCATGACCCCGGAACTGCGTGAGCAGATGGCCGATTCGGCGGTGACGGTGGCGAAGACCTCGGGATACCGCAATGCCGGGACGGTGGAGTTCCTCTACTCGGGCGGGGAGTATTATTTCATGGAGATGAACACCCGCCTGCAGGTGGAGCACACGATCACCGAGATGATCACCGGGATCGATCTCGTCAAGCAGCAGCTCGCCATCGCCGCCGGGCAGGACCTCTCCTTCGGGCAGGAGGACGTCTCCATCCGCGGGCATGCGATCGAGTGCCGGATCAACGCCGAGGACCCCACGAACAATTTCATGGCCGATCCGGGCAAGATCGTCAGGTACCGTTCGCCGGGCGGGCCCGGGATCCGGGTGGACTCCGGCATCCACATGGGCTATACGATCCCGCCGACCTATGACTCGATGATCTCCAAGCTCTGCGCCTGGGGCCAGACGCGCATGGAATCGATCGAGCGGATGCGCCGGGCGATCTTTGAGTACGTGATCCTGGGGGTGAAGACCACCCTTCCCCTCCACCATGCCCTGATGCACAACCGCGAGTTCGTGCAGGGCAACACCCACACCCATTTCCTCATGGAGGAGCATATTGCCCAGAGCCTCCGGCGCGCCCTGCGCGAGGAGGAGGCGAGGATGGGTACACTGGCCGATTCCCTGCGGCAGGGGAAGGAGATGGCGGCCATTTCCGCCGCGGTCAATGTCTATATTAAAAGCCGGAACCGCTGA
- the oadA gene encoding sodium-extruding oxaloacetate decarboxylase subunit alpha, translating to MSAANPKRVHITDTTLRDAHQSLIATRMRTEDMIPLARKMDDVGFFSLEAWGGATFDSCIRFLNDDPWERLRDLKAELSRTPIQMLLRGQNLVGYRHYPDDVVERFVDAAYKNGVDIFRVFDALNDIRNMEKAFSSVKAAGAHIQGTISYTTSPVHTTAKFVEMAEELSARGCDSICIKDMAGLIMPDATRDLISGIKERIDLPVCLHSHSTSGIAPMSYQAAIEAGVDILDTAMSPFALGTSQPPTESVVAALAGTPQDTGIDLHALRRVRDLCLRLREKYGGLLDPISERVDSDVLVYQLPGGMISNLVSQLKEQDALNRLEEVLEEIPRVRANLGYPPLVTPTSQIVGTQAVLNVLMGGDRYSNVTKEVKDYVRGLYGRSPAPITDEIRHLIIGDEEVITVRPADLLEPAYQKMREQAEKEGLVRKEEDVLTYILYPAIAPSFLKGERKPELIPERRASAPASPADIPSFMEVEVDGEIFSVRIVSVEGSAVESASSGGAREIPRGEITGGIKSNMQGMVLEVKVGAGAEVKKGDVLLVLEAMKMENPIYAQRDGRVSEIFVDAGDVVQNGDVLMVVE from the coding sequence ATGAGTGCTGCCAATCCTAAACGAGTTCATATTACCGATACAACGCTCAGGGATGCCCATCAGTCGCTCATCGCCACCAGAATGAGGACAGAGGACATGATTCCTCTGGCCCGTAAGATGGATGATGTGGGCTTCTTCTCTCTGGAAGCATGGGGGGGTGCAACCTTTGACAGTTGTATCCGGTTTCTCAACGACGACCCGTGGGAGCGCCTCAGGGATCTGAAGGCCGAACTCTCGCGGACACCGATCCAGATGCTGCTGCGGGGGCAGAACCTGGTGGGTTACCGCCATTATCCCGACGATGTGGTCGAACGTTTTGTGGACGCCGCCTATAAAAACGGCGTCGATATATTCCGGGTCTTTGATGCCCTCAATGATATCAGGAATATGGAAAAGGCCTTTTCAAGCGTGAAGGCCGCCGGTGCACATATTCAGGGAACGATCTCCTATACAACGAGCCCGGTGCATACGACCGCAAAGTTCGTCGAGATGGCAGAAGAACTCTCGGCGCGGGGGTGCGACTCCATCTGCATCAAGGATATGGCCGGGCTGATCATGCCGGACGCCACTCGGGACCTGATCTCCGGTATAAAGGAGCGCATCGACCTGCCGGTGTGTCTCCATTCGCATTCCACGAGCGGCATCGCACCGATGAGTTATCAGGCGGCGATCGAGGCGGGCGTCGATATCCTGGACACGGCGATGTCGCCGTTTGCCCTCGGCACCTCGCAGCCGCCGACCGAGAGTGTGGTGGCCGCGCTCGCGGGCACGCCGCAGGACACCGGCATCGACCTCCATGCCCTCAGGCGGGTGCGTGACCTCTGCCTCAGGCTCAGGGAGAAGTACGGCGGTCTGCTCGACCCGATCTCAGAACGGGTCGATTCGGATGTGCTCGTCTACCAGCTGCCGGGCGGGATGATCTCCAACCTGGTCTCGCAGCTCAAGGAGCAGGACGCCCTCAACCGCCTCGAGGAGGTGCTCGAGGAGATCCCGCGGGTGCGGGCGAACCTGGGATACCCGCCGCTGGTCACCCCGACCTCGCAGATCGTGGGGACGCAGGCCGTGCTGAATGTGCTGATGGGCGGCGACCGCTATTCCAATGTCACCAAAGAGGTGAAGGACTATGTCCGCGGCCTCTACGGCCGATCGCCGGCCCCGATCACCGACGAGATCAGGCACCTGATCATCGGGGACGAGGAGGTGATCACGGTCAGGCCCGCCGATCTCCTGGAGCCCGCCTATCAGAAGATGCGCGAGCAGGCGGAGAAGGAGGGGCTCGTCAGGAAAGAGGAGGATGTGCTCACCTACATCCTCTATCCGGCCATCGCACCGTCGTTCCTGAAGGGCGAGAGAAAGCCCGAACTGATCCCGGAGCGGCGGGCCTCCGCACCTGCATCCCCGGCCGACATCCCCTCGTTCATGGAGGTGGAGGTCGACGGCGAGATCTTCTCGGTGCGGATTGTATCGGTCGAGGGGAGCGCTGTCGAGTCGGCGTCCTCGGGCGGCGCACGCGAGATCCCGCGCGGCGAGATCACCGGCGGGATCAAGTCCAATATGCAGGGCATGGTGCTCGAGGTGAAGGTGGGCGCCGGTGCCGAGGTGAAGAAGGGCGATGTGCTGCTGGTGCTCGAGGCGATGAAGATGGAGAACCCCATCTATGCCCAGCGCGACGGCAGGGTCTCGGAGATCTTTGTCGATGCCGGGGACGTCGTCCAGAACGGGGACGTGCTGATGGTGGTCGAATAA
- a CDS encoding ATP-binding cassette domain-containing protein produces the protein MQVRLEGVCARRGRFSLRCTGTFGEGVHLCTGRVGSGKSTLALLLAGLLTPVAGTIRKEGIGSHSLSLQNPEYHVTEPTVGREIASYGVDPADVARSCGLSERMEADPFALSRGELKRLHLACLMAGTYDLLVLDEPFSSLDCIRKRWLCRELLNRRSGVTIIFTHERRFLPHADYLWEVADGEVSCIGTDETGRTR, from the coding sequence GTGCAGGTCAGGCTTGAGGGGGTGTGCGCCAGGCGGGGGCGGTTCAGTCTCCGGTGCACCGGCACCTTCGGAGAGGGGGTCCACCTCTGCACCGGCAGGGTGGGGAGCGGCAAGTCCACCCTCGCCCTGCTGCTTGCGGGCCTCCTCACGCCCGTTGCCGGCACCATCCGGAAGGAGGGGATCGGATCGCATTCCCTCTCCCTCCAGAACCCGGAGTACCATGTCACCGAACCGACGGTGGGCAGGGAGATCGCCTCCTATGGTGTCGATCCGGCTGACGTCGCCCGGTCGTGCGGACTTTCGGAGAGGATGGAGGCCGACCCCTTTGCCCTCTCCCGGGGTGAGCTGAAACGGCTCCATCTTGCCTGCCTCATGGCCGGCACCTATGACCTCCTGGTCCTGGACGAACCCTTTTCCTCCCTGGACTGCATCAGAAAACGCTGGCTCTGCCGGGAACTGTTGAACCGCCGTTCCGGCGTCACGATCATCTTCACCCACGAGCGGCGTTTCCTGCCGCACGCCGATTACCTCTGGGAGGTCGCAGACGGCGAGGTGTCGTGCATCGGCACGGACGAAACAGGGAGGACCCGCTGA
- a CDS encoding energy-coupling factor ABC transporter ATP-binding protein, whose product MIDFSGVSQAIVRIPSLSLAPGTTVITGPNGSGKSTFLRLCAGLALPESGSVGIDGRTPRETEVGWVGEFPDQNLLFSRVYDEIAGPSLFAGAPCDETRRLVDDAARRLGIVDLLDRTVRSLSGGERALVGVATALSRHPHLLVLDEFDSHLDRETAEIVAEALERCPCRYLIRCTQDMETAALADTLLYFEKGVIVHAGSPKEVFSALQGTCFYPESWGG is encoded by the coding sequence ATGATCGACTTCTCAGGCGTATCACAGGCAATCGTCCGTATCCCGTCCCTCTCCCTCGCTCCGGGGACAACGGTGATCACCGGCCCCAACGGGAGCGGGAAATCCACGTTTCTCCGCCTGTGTGCCGGCCTCGCCCTCCCTGAATCCGGGTCGGTCGGGATCGACGGGCGGACGCCGAGGGAGACGGAGGTGGGGTGGGTGGGGGAGTTCCCTGACCAGAACCTGCTGTTCAGCCGTGTCTATGACGAGATCGCCGGACCCTCCCTGTTTGCCGGGGCACCGTGCGATGAGACCCGGCGTCTGGTCGATGATGCCGCACGCCGCCTCGGGATCGTCGATCTCCTGGACCGGACGGTCCGGTCCCTCTCTGGCGGCGAACGCGCGCTGGTCGGGGTTGCGACCGCCCTCTCCCGCCATCCGCACCTGCTCGTCCTCGATGAATTCGATTCGCATCTCGACCGGGAGACGGCGGAGATCGTGGCGGAGGCCCTCGAACGATGCCCGTGCCGTTACCTGATCCGGTGCACGCAGGATATGGAGACGGCGGCGCTGGCAGATACGCTGCTCTATTTTGAGAAGGGGGTAATCGTCCATGCAGGCAGCCCGAAAGAGGTGTTTTCCGCCCTGCAGGGGACCTGTTTTTATCCTGAATCATGGGGGGGCTGA
- a CDS encoding biotin transporter BioY, which yields MYGDERRSRLIAESAGFLALIAAGAWVSIPFVPIPFTLQTFFVLLSGVVMKRRAVVPAVLYLVLGAIGLPVFHNGTAGPGVLLGPTGGFILGFIPAALAAGIVYEQRSEVGRIAGLAVATLLIYLFGVGWLAISTPDFSHPMGLVPAATIGMLPFLPGDIIKTAAVYMIGRRLP from the coding sequence ATGTATGGTGACGAGCGGCGCTCCCGGCTGATTGCAGAGTCCGCCGGCTTTCTCGCCCTGATCGCCGCCGGTGCCTGGGTGTCCATCCCCTTTGTGCCAATCCCCTTCACCCTCCAGACCTTTTTTGTGCTGCTTTCAGGGGTCGTGATGAAGCGCCGAGCAGTTGTGCCGGCCGTGCTCTATCTGGTGCTCGGGGCGATCGGTCTTCCGGTGTTTCACAATGGCACCGCCGGACCGGGTGTGCTGCTCGGTCCGACCGGCGGGTTCATCCTTGGCTTCATCCCTGCGGCCCTGGCGGCAGGCATCGTCTATGAACAGCGCTCCGAGGTGGGGCGGATCGCCGGTCTGGCGGTGGCCACGCTATTGATCTATCTCTTCGGTGTGGGCTGGCTGGCCATATCCACGCCCGACTTCTCGCACCCGATGGGCCTTGTGCCGGCGGCGACGATCGGCATGCTCCCCTTTCTCCCGGGCGACATCATCAAAACGGCGGCCGTATATATGATCGGCAGACGGCTACCATGA
- a CDS encoding biotin--[acetyl-CoA-carboxylase] ligase codes for MNDVTQKVLSMLESAEGPVTVEEISRTLDMPRSMISRHIKELRENGHDIESSLESGYLLIRSSGPITPDAITRVLRTTFIGTDIRYYESVGSTNWAAKKLCLEGDPQSLNGTVVVAEEQTGGFGRLGRAWASPQGGIWASVILTPKLPVDSLFMLMMAASIAVARAIRRKYDLGALIKWPNDVYIGDRKAAGLLLELSADGDDIHYCLLGIGIDANVDVSQLSPDLQRKVTSIRTELGHEIDRASLLASVLREFESRYMILESGEYEPILREWKSLSLTLDNRVSIRTVRRSFEGTAIDIDQHGALIIRKDNGRIEKVVAGDCAHL; via the coding sequence ATGAACGACGTGACACAGAAGGTCCTCAGCATGCTTGAATCGGCTGAAGGACCGGTGACAGTCGAGGAGATCAGCAGGACACTCGATATGCCGAGGTCCATGATCTCCCGTCATATCAAGGAGCTTCGTGAGAACGGCCATGATATCGAATCGTCACTTGAATCCGGATACCTGCTCATCAGGAGCAGCGGCCCCATAACGCCGGACGCCATCACACGGGTGCTCAGGACGACCTTCATCGGAACTGACATCAGGTACTATGAGAGTGTCGGTTCGACGAACTGGGCGGCCAAAAAACTCTGCCTTGAAGGGGACCCGCAATCGCTCAACGGTACCGTGGTGGTCGCCGAGGAGCAGACCGGCGGATTCGGTCGGCTCGGGCGGGCCTGGGCGTCGCCGCAGGGCGGGATCTGGGCGAGCGTGATCCTGACGCCAAAACTGCCGGTGGACTCGCTCTTCATGCTGATGATGGCCGCCTCTATTGCCGTTGCCCGGGCAATCCGCCGGAAATATGATCTTGGCGCCCTGATAAAATGGCCCAATGACGTCTATATCGGTGACCGGAAGGCGGCGGGGCTGCTGCTCGAACTCTCGGCAGACGGCGACGATATCCATTACTGCCTCCTCGGGATCGGGATCGACGCAAATGTCGACGTCTCACAACTCTCGCCCGACCTCCAGAGGAAGGTCACCTCGATCCGGACCGAACTCGGGCACGAGATCGACCGTGCCTCCCTCCTCGCCTCGGTCCTCAGGGAATTTGAGAGCAGATATATGATCCTGGAGAGCGGGGAGTACGAACCGATCCTCAGGGAGTGGAAGAGTCTCTCCCTCACCCTCGACAACCGCGTCTCGATCCGGACGGTGCGGCGGTCATTCGAGGGCACGGCGATCGATATCGACCAGCATGGCGCCCTGATCATCAGAAAAGACAACGGACGGATTGAGAAGGTTGTCGCAGGCGACTGCGCCCATCTCTAG
- a CDS encoding DUF2111 domain-containing protein, with translation MDQYILSASSSSADLVPVVMAVHGLLNRLPVTARSRDGPGVRVEEGRVIDDRYTGPVLEAAIQTASLQKTVSPSGPYAGVPVVVSPVLNDEGVAIAAIGVVDITGIFDLATLMEHQSAILQQVCGKDPCPLPTESISAKR, from the coding sequence ATGGACCAGTATATTCTTTCAGCCTCCTCCTCATCCGCCGATCTGGTGCCGGTGGTCATGGCGGTCCATGGCCTGCTGAACAGGCTTCCCGTAACAGCCCGGTCCAGGGACGGACCCGGCGTGCGTGTGGAGGAGGGGAGGGTGATCGATGATCGGTATACCGGTCCCGTGCTCGAGGCAGCAATACAGACAGCCTCCCTCCAGAAGACGGTCTCCCCTTCGGGCCCCTATGCGGGTGTTCCCGTGGTGGTTTCCCCGGTCCTGAATGATGAGGGTGTTGCAATCGCCGCCATCGGTGTCGTCGATATCACCGGTATCTTCGACCTTGCGACACTGATGGAGCACCAGTCCGCAATTCTCCAGCAGGTCTGTGGAAAGGATCCCTGCCCGCTCCCGACAGAGTCCATCTCTGCGAAAAGGTAA
- a CDS encoding type 1 glutamine amidotransferase family protein, with translation MITKATILWDQPGTFNRYVNECCNVCCDHATHHMIAAPFYRARTVALIVPTGFANSTYSSLLPGLRASSRRIRSFVEKGGRLLVFGAMDYRAGAYDWLPFAVEYHHEFKQRPLLFPEESGYASLIDGYDTSAVETDGYFRDYDADVVAETPDGEAVIISRTVGDGVVIVTATHEYPSVPFMGAFCTAERETLF, from the coding sequence ATGATCACGAAGGCCACCATCCTCTGGGACCAGCCGGGCACCTTCAACCGCTATGTGAATGAGTGCTGCAATGTCTGCTGCGACCATGCCACCCATCACATGATCGCCGCCCCCTTTTACCGGGCACGGACCGTCGCCCTGATCGTTCCGACCGGTTTCGCCAACTCCACCTATTCGAGCCTCCTGCCGGGGCTGCGTGCCTCTTCACGGCGGATACGATCCTTCGTCGAGAAAGGAGGGAGACTTCTGGTTTTTGGTGCGATGGACTATCGTGCGGGCGCCTATGACTGGCTTCCATTTGCGGTGGAATACCATCATGAGTTCAAACAGAGGCCGCTGCTCTTTCCCGAAGAATCCGGATATGCCTCCCTCATCGACGGCTATGACACCTCGGCGGTCGAGACCGACGGCTATTTCAGGGATTATGATGCCGACGTCGTGGCAGAGACCCCGGATGGCGAAGCGGTGATCATATCACGCACGGTTGGCGATGGTGTGGTGATCGTTACCGCCACCCACGAGTACCCCTCGGTGCCATTTATGGGCGCATTCTGCACTGCGGAAAGAGAAACCTTATTTTAG